A DNA window from Hordeum vulgare subsp. vulgare chromosome 1H, MorexV3_pseudomolecules_assembly, whole genome shotgun sequence contains the following coding sequences:
- the LOC123446236 gene encoding uncharacterized protein LOC123446236: MAEGFGRWESDPLFPAAECVQDSADRMEGVYRLLLHEKKVIQDDASDAKLHAPIQYERDVTTALGTTKWQLEQFEREVNAAAFADKSTSRENAILKFRQFIRAIAEQISEVEESLKTLRTDFSRTPKSPYSSSEQDGDGLASFLSGGNTHSHAYYSTDTDEITELKIDSPPMVNGYHSAQEHTTHELRYSGNDLEGASKLQCSRGESASEGDHNGSTLYSLDAGDSLGTSHRYKNKLSSQYRGFMRNLWFTNRDHESFTKRRKDGEVVDGLRNGNILPPFNLRTSGRTIYCWPELIKRTLSRSEYSTRYSHPQLFVATSLLVALAVLGLVVLHVK, encoded by the exons ATGGCGGAGGGCTTCGGGCGCTGGGAGTCGGATCCGCTCTTCCCCGCGGCCGAGTGCGTGCAGGACTCCGCCGACAG GATGGAGGGTGTTTACCGCTTGCTTTTGCATGAAAAGAAAGTTATACAAGATGATGCTTCAGATGCGAAACTTCATGCACCGATACAGTATGAGAGAGATGTGACTACTGCTCTCGGAACTACCAAGTGGCAG TTAGAGCAATTTGAGAGGGAGGTGAATGCAGCTGCATTCGCTGACAAGTCAACTTCAAGGGAAAATGCAATCTTAAAATTTAGGCAATTCATTAGAGCTATAGCTGAGCAAATTTCTGAGGTGGAAGAAAGCTTGAAGACTCTTAGGACAGATTTCAGTAGAACTCCAAAATCTCCATACTCCTCAAGTGAACAGGATGGAGATGGGCTGGCATCTTTCCTTTCTGGTGGCAACACACATAGTCATGCATACTACTCCACTGATAcagatgaaattactgaacttaAGATCGACAGTCCGCCTATGGTGAATGGTTATCATTCTGCCCAAGAACATACGACACATGAACTCAGATATTcaggaaatgatttggaaggagcaTCCAAATTGCAATGTTCACGTGGAGAAAGTGCATCCGAAGGAGATCATAATGGTAGCACTTTGTATAGTTTGGATGCTGGTGATTCGCTAGGTACGAGCCACCGTTACAAGAACAAACTGAGCAGTCAGTACCGTGGTTTTATGAGAAACTTATGGTTTACAAATAGAGACCATGAGAGCTTTACAAAGAGGAGGAAAGATGGAGAAGTAGTTGATGGCTTGAGAAATGGCAATATATTACCTCCCTTCAACCTGCGTACATCAGGAAGG ACTATCTATTGCTGGCCTGAACTTATCAAGAGAACATTAAGTAGATCTGAATATTCTACACGCTACAGTCACCCTCAACTTTTTGTAGCAACATCATTACTAGTTGCACTTGCTGTCCTTG GTTTGGTGGTTTTGCATGTCAAGTGA
- the LOC123446225 gene encoding cell division protein FtsZ homolog 2-2, chloroplastic-like — protein sequence MSFSTGLGCAGAHPARHLDPPPAGKTFRGVCATHFLRKRRFAGCPGRFECSANSRQSGPRRTTKDTMYDLHPEISMLYGEDNGAIAAPSKEQGLGKAIETLPLADASIAYRYNEPRIKVIGVGGAGSNAVNRMIESSMKGVEFWIVNTDFQAMRMSPIDPANRLPIGQELTRGLGAGGNPEIGMNAAKESQELVERAVSGADMVFVTAGMGGGTGTGGAPVIAGIAKSMGILTVGIVTTPFSFEGRRRALQAQEGIAALRSNVDTLIVIPNDKLLTAVSPNTPVTEAFNLADDILRQGVRGISDIITVPGLVNVDFADVRSVMSDAGSSLMGIGTATGKTRARDAALNAIQSPLLDIGIERATGIVWNITGGSDLTLTEVNAAAEVIYDLVDPGANLIFGSVIDPSYTGQVSITLIATGFKRQEESEGRPAQAGGDGNRGRGGSRFSSPSQDEGPKLQIPEFLQRKGRSGFSRG from the exons ATGAGCTTCTCCACAGGCTTGGGGTGCGCCGGCGCACACCCGGCACGCCATCTTGATCCGCCGCCGGCCGGGAAGACATTTCGTGGTGTCTGCGCGACGCATTTCCTGAGAAAGAGGCGGTTCGCCGGTTGCCCTGGTCGATTCGAGTGCTCCGCAAACTCGCGCCAATCTGGGCCCCGGCGCACCACCAAGGACACCATGTACGACCTCCACCCCGAGATCTCGATGCTCTACGGAGAGGATAATGGCGCAATCGCTGCCCCCAGCAAGGAGCAGGGTCTCGGGAAAGCAATTGAGACCTTACCGCTAGCAGACGCTTCCATCGCGTACCGCTACAATGAGCCCCGGATTAAAGTCATTGGGGTTGGAGGTGCCGGCTCCAATGCCGTGAACAGGATGATTGAGAGTTCCATGAAGGGGGTGGAGTTCTGGATCGTGAACACTGATTTCCAGGCTATGAGGATGTCACCCATTGACCCGGCAAATAGGCTGCCGATTGGCCAGGAACTGACACGAGGTCTTGGTGCTGGTGGGAACCCAGAAATTGGCATGAATGCAGCCAAGGAAAGCCAGGAGCTGGTAGAAAGGGCAGTGTCTGGAGCTGATATGGTTTTTGTCACG GCTGGAATGGGAGGTGGAACAGGTACTGGTGGGGCGCCCGTTATAGCAGGGATCGCAAAGTCTATGGGTATTTTAACTGTCGGAATTGTGACGACTCCGTTTTCATTTGAGGGAAGAAGGCGAGCACTCCAGGCACAAGAAGGAATTGCGGCCCTGAGAAGCAATGTTGATACACTGATTGTAATCCCAAATGATAAGTTACTGACTGCTGTTTCTCCAAATACTCCTGTGACAGAAGCCTTTAATTTGGCAGATGATATTCTCCGGCAAGGTGTCCGTGGAATCTCAGATATCATCACT GTGCCAGGTTTAGTCAATGTTGACTTTGCTGATGTACGATCAGTTATGTCAGATGCAGGTTCATCCTTGATGGGGATTGGAACAGCAACAG GTAAGACACGAGCAAGAGATGCTGCACTCAATGCCATACAGTCTCCTCTACTTGATATTGGTATTGAAAGAGCAACAGGAATTGTGTGGAATATCACTGGAGGGAGCGACCTAACATTGACAGAG GTGAATGCAGCAGCTGAAGTGATATATGATCTCGTCGATCCTGGGGCAAATCTAATATTTGGCTCTGTCATAGACCCGTCATATACTGGCCAG GTGAGCATTACTTTGATTGCAACTGGATTCAAGCGCCAGGAGGAAAGCGAAGGCCGGCCCGCGCAG GCTGGAGGCGACGGCAACCGCGGCCGCGGCGGCTCCCGGTTCTCTTCGCCCTCCCAGGACGAAGGCCCGAAGCTGCAGATTCCCGAGTTCCTGCAGCGGAAAGGGCGTTCAGGGTTTTCCAGAGGCTAg